In the genome of Armatimonadota bacterium, one region contains:
- the sucC gene encoding ADP-forming succinate--CoA ligase subunit beta, producing MRLHEYQAKALFARYGIPVQRGVVIEHPEQLDGLDLRYPLVVKAQVLVGGRGKAGGIQLARTAEEARAHAAAILALRIQGEPVRRLLVAEAAEVQAEYYLAFTVDRSAGRVATVTSAAGGVDIEEVARTTPEQIVRFSVDPFLGFHRFHAHELARELGLGGRELQQFGAIATALYRLLLTEEAELAEINPLARTPEGLLALDAKVVLDDNAAFRHPDRPPREEETPLEEEARRAGLAYVELGGDLAIIGNGAGLVMATLDMVAHFGGRPANFLDVGGGASEEHMAAAIDIALRKPGVRALFINIFGGITRCDDIARAIAAHRPPVPLVVRLTGTNEEEGRRILEAAGIQAFVDPEAAAREAVARAAA from the coding sequence ATGAGGCTCCACGAGTACCAGGCCAAGGCGCTCTTCGCCCGCTACGGGATCCCCGTCCAGCGCGGCGTGGTCATCGAGCACCCCGAGCAGCTCGACGGGCTCGACCTGCGCTACCCCCTGGTGGTGAAGGCGCAGGTGCTGGTGGGCGGCCGGGGCAAGGCGGGCGGCATCCAGCTGGCCCGGACCGCTGAGGAGGCCCGGGCGCACGCCGCCGCCATTTTGGCCCTGCGCATCCAGGGGGAGCCGGTGCGCCGCCTGCTCGTGGCCGAGGCGGCGGAGGTGCAGGCGGAGTACTACCTGGCCTTCACCGTGGACCGCTCCGCCGGGCGCGTGGCCACGGTCACCTCGGCGGCGGGCGGGGTGGACATCGAGGAGGTGGCCCGGACGACGCCGGAGCAGATCGTGCGCTTCTCCGTGGACCCCTTCCTGGGGTTCCACCGCTTCCACGCCCACGAGCTGGCCCGGGAGCTCGGGCTCGGGGGCCGCGAGCTCCAGCAGTTCGGGGCGATCGCCACGGCGCTGTACCGCCTGCTCCTCACCGAGGAGGCGGAGCTCGCCGAGATCAATCCCCTGGCGAGGACCCCGGAGGGGCTGCTGGCCCTGGACGCCAAGGTGGTCCTCGACGACAATGCCGCCTTCCGCCACCCCGACCGCCCGCCCCGGGAGGAGGAGACGCCGCTGGAGGAGGAGGCGCGCCGGGCGGGGCTGGCCTACGTCGAGCTGGGCGGGGACCTGGCCATCATCGGCAACGGCGCGGGATTGGTCATGGCCACGCTGGACATGGTGGCCCACTTCGGCGGGCGCCCGGCGAACTTCCTCGACGTGGGCGGAGGGGCCAGCGAGGAGCACATGGCTGCGGCCATCGACATCGCCCTGCGCAAGCCGGGGGTGCGGGCGCTGTTCATCAACATCTTCGGCGGCATCACTCGCTGCGACGACATCGCCCGGGCGATCGCGGCGCACCGGCCGCCGGTGCCCCTGGTGGTGCGGCTGACCGGGACGAACGAGGAGGAAGGACGACGCATCCTGGAGGCGGCGGGGATCCAGGCCTTCGTCGACCCTGAGGCGGCGGCGCGGGAGGCGGTGGCCCGTGCGGCGGCCTAG
- a CDS encoding alkaline phosphatase family protein, which produces MRRPSTPGPAGQPLVSRLLPARRPLGSWLLPVALLPAVLLAGLLAALPTSAQPAVRAAVARHVVVLSFDGLRPDALRAVWGPLAGQSAAAWSARTTLPSVTLPAHASMLTGVGPAGHGVRMNVWEEGPRLDRPTVFSEVLRHGRRAYAIVAKRKLLYLVPEAVPQEHLLYPRARQAQVVAHASRVLRERRPAFLFAHAADPDDVGHRDGWMSPPYLQVVAEVPGVVARFLDDLRRAGLWPVTLLIVTADHGGHGRGHGAGRPEDVLIPWIALGGPARAGTTLTDPIVTYDTAATALDALGLPVPSTWTGRPVRQAYAVPVR; this is translated from the coding sequence GTGCGGCGGCCTAGCACGCCGGGGCCCGCGGGCCAGCCCCTGGTCTCGCGGCTCCTCCCTGCGCGCCGGCCCCTGGGCTCGTGGCTCCTCCCCGTTGCGCTGCTGCCGGCGGTCCTCCTGGCCGGACTGCTGGCCGCGCTCCCGACGTCGGCGCAGCCGGCGGTGCGCGCCGCCGTGGCCCGCCACGTGGTCGTGCTCAGCTTCGACGGGCTGCGGCCCGACGCGCTGCGCGCTGTCTGGGGGCCGCTCGCCGGACAGAGCGCCGCCGCCTGGTCGGCGCGCACGACTCTGCCCAGCGTCACCCTGCCCGCCCACGCCTCCATGCTCACCGGGGTGGGCCCGGCGGGGCACGGGGTGCGCATGAACGTCTGGGAGGAAGGGCCGCGCCTGGACCGCCCCACCGTCTTCAGCGAGGTCCTGCGGCACGGTCGTCGCGCCTACGCCATTGTGGCCAAGCGCAAGCTGCTCTACCTGGTGCCGGAGGCGGTCCCCCAGGAGCACCTCCTCTACCCGCGCGCCCGGCAGGCCCAGGTGGTGGCGCACGCCTCCCGGGTCCTGCGGGAGCGGCGGCCGGCTTTCCTCTTCGCGCACGCCGCCGACCCCGACGACGTCGGGCACCGGGACGGGTGGATGAGCCCGCCCTACCTCCAGGTCGTGGCAGAAGTCCCCGGGGTGGTGGCCCGCTTCCTGGACGACCTGCGCCGGGCCGGGCTGTGGCCGGTGACGCTCCTCATCGTCACGGCGGACCACGGCGGGCACGGGCGCGGGCACGGGGCCGGCCGGCCGGAGGACGTCCTGATCCCCTGGATCGCCCTGGGCGGGCCCGCCCGCGCCGGTACCACGCTCACCGACCCGATCGTGACCTACGACACGGCGGCGACGGCGCTGGACGCGCTGGGCCTGCCGGTCCCGTCCACGTGGACCGGGCGGCCGGTGCGGCAGGCCTACGCCGTCCCGGTGCGGTGA
- the sucD gene encoding succinate--CoA ligase subunit alpha, with protein MAILIDERTRVLVQGITGYQGQFHTQRMLEFGTAVVAGTTPGKGGERVHGVPVFDTVAEAVQETGATASVIFVPAPFARDAALEAISHRLDPVVIITEHVPVHDAITIVGYARQQGVRVIGPNGPGVATPGGAKMGIMPNHLFRRGHVGVVSRSGTLTYEIVAALTQAGLGQSTALGLGGDPVVGMSFQDAVDLFGRDEQTAAVVLIGEIGGAAEEAAARFIAETRFPKPVVAYIAGRTAPPGKRMGHAGAVIAGTEGTAEAKIAALTAAGVAVAELPGQVVPLLRERL; from the coding sequence ATGGCCATCCTGATCGACGAGCGCACGCGCGTGCTGGTGCAGGGGATCACCGGCTACCAGGGGCAGTTCCACACCCAGCGCATGCTGGAGTTCGGCACGGCCGTGGTGGCGGGCACGACCCCCGGCAAGGGCGGGGAGCGCGTCCACGGCGTGCCGGTCTTCGACACGGTGGCCGAGGCGGTGCAGGAGACCGGGGCCACGGCGTCAGTGATCTTCGTGCCCGCTCCCTTCGCCCGGGACGCCGCGCTGGAGGCGATCAGCCACCGGCTCGACCCCGTGGTCATCATCACCGAGCACGTCCCGGTGCACGACGCCATCACTATCGTCGGCTACGCCCGCCAGCAGGGGGTGCGGGTCATCGGGCCCAACGGCCCGGGGGTGGCCACGCCGGGGGGCGCCAAGATGGGCATCATGCCCAACCACCTCTTCCGGCGCGGCCACGTGGGCGTGGTCTCGCGCAGCGGGACGCTCACCTACGAGATCGTGGCGGCGCTCACCCAGGCGGGGCTCGGCCAGTCCACCGCGCTGGGACTGGGCGGGGACCCGGTGGTGGGGATGTCCTTCCAGGACGCCGTCGACCTCTTCGGCCGGGACGAGCAGACGGCGGCGGTGGTGCTCATCGGGGAGATCGGGGGCGCCGCCGAGGAAGCGGCGGCCCGCTTCATCGCCGAGACGCGCTTCCCCAAGCCGGTGGTGGCCTACATCGCCGGGCGCACCGCCCCGCCGGGGAAGCGCATGGGGCACGCCGGCGCGGTGATCGCGGGGACGGAGGGCACCGCGGAGGCGAAGATCGCGGCGCTGACCGCCGCCGGGGTGGCGGTAGCCGAGCTGCCCGGCCAGGTGGTCCCGCTCCTGCGCGAACGCCTATAA
- a CDS encoding PspC domain-containing protein, whose protein sequence is MEQQKRLVRSRQHRMLAGVAGGLAEYLNVDPTLVRLAWVLAALFPPTALFAIVGYLLAWLIMPEAGEPPR, encoded by the coding sequence ATGGAGCAACAGAAGCGGCTGGTCCGGTCTCGACAGCACCGGATGCTGGCAGGGGTGGCCGGGGGGCTGGCGGAGTATCTGAACGTCGACCCCACGCTGGTCCGGCTGGCCTGGGTGCTCGCCGCGCTCTTCCCGCCGACGGCCCTGTTCGCCATCGTCGGCTACCTGCTGGCCTGGCTGATCATGCCGGAGGCGGGAGAGCCGCCGCGGTGA
- a CDS encoding phage holin family protein — translation MAGFLARLLINAVAIYLTTRILPGIRVPDIPSALVAALVLGLVNAFIRPVVLLLTLPLNILTLGLFTLVVNALMLYLVAAVTNLQIANFLSALVGALLIAVISTLLSHLFRA, via the coding sequence ATGGCGGGGTTCCTGGCCCGGCTGCTGATCAACGCGGTGGCGATCTACCTGACTACCCGCATCCTGCCGGGGATCCGGGTCCCGGACATCCCCAGCGCGCTCGTGGCCGCGCTGGTCCTGGGCCTGGTGAACGCCTTCATCCGCCCGGTCGTCCTCCTCCTCACCCTGCCGCTGAACATCCTCACGCTGGGCCTCTTCACCCTGGTGGTGAACGCCCTCATGCTCTACCTGGTCGCCGCCGTCACCAACCTGCAGATCGCGAACTTCCTCTCGGCGCTGGTGGGAGCGCTCCTCATTGCGGTCATCAGCACGCTCCTCAGCCACCTCTTCCGGGCCTGA
- the rapZ gene encoding RNase adapter RapZ produces the protein MRFIVITGLSGAGKSNAMRVFEDLDFFVVDNLPPQLLPKFADLCLHSEGKVRQVAVVMDVRGGQFFDDVPEALAQLRAMGVDYQVLFLDAADEVLVRRFKETRRPHPLGHGRGILQGIRAERRRLEALKERADKIIDTSAMTPRELREEILATYHRGERAGALEVGITSFGYKHGLPLDADLVFDVRFLPNPHYVPSLRPLPGGSRRIREFVLGHEEARTFLDHLYRLMDYLIPQYVQEGKTHLTVAIGCTGGKHRSVVLADELARYLRERGLKVSVRHRDIRKE, from the coding sequence CTGCGCTTCATCGTCATCACCGGCCTGTCGGGGGCGGGGAAGTCCAACGCCATGCGGGTCTTCGAGGACCTGGACTTCTTCGTCGTGGACAACCTGCCGCCGCAGCTGCTGCCCAAGTTCGCCGACCTCTGCCTCCACTCGGAGGGGAAGGTCCGGCAGGTGGCCGTGGTCATGGACGTGCGCGGGGGCCAGTTCTTCGACGACGTCCCCGAGGCGCTGGCCCAGCTGCGGGCCATGGGGGTGGACTACCAGGTCCTCTTCCTCGACGCCGCCGACGAGGTGCTGGTGCGCCGCTTCAAGGAGACCCGCCGGCCGCACCCGCTGGGGCACGGCCGGGGCATCCTGCAGGGCATCCGGGCGGAGCGCCGCCGGCTGGAGGCGCTGAAGGAGCGGGCGGACAAGATCATCGACACCTCGGCCATGACGCCGCGGGAGCTGCGCGAGGAGATCCTGGCCACCTACCACCGCGGCGAGCGCGCCGGGGCCCTCGAGGTGGGCATCACCTCCTTCGGCTACAAGCACGGGTTGCCGCTGGACGCCGATCTCGTCTTCGACGTGCGCTTCCTGCCCAACCCGCACTACGTCCCTTCGCTGCGCCCGCTGCCGGGCGGCAGCCGCCGCATCCGGGAGTTCGTGCTGGGGCACGAGGAGGCGCGCACCTTCCTCGACCACCTCTACCGGCTGATGGACTACCTCATCCCCCAGTACGTCCAGGAGGGCAAGACGCACCTGACCGTGGCCATCGGGTGTACGGGCGGCAAGCACCGCTCGGTGGTCCTGGCGGACGAGCTGGCCCGCTACCTGCGCGAGCGCGGGCTGAAGGTGAGCGTCCGCCACCGCGACATCCGCAAGGAGTAG
- a CDS encoding YvcK family protein — MRTGASRALGEQVRRWRRWLVPGIGIKRWLAVVGAGIVVLSAGAVAAAALEVPAATGALARALGGLGPWAWLVPALLLLGGGVLVLVGLRATLRSIDRVLFPTGQPTLVEVLRRQRTRGRGPRIVALGGGTGLSTLLRGLKAYSSNITAVVTVFDDGGSSGRLRRDLGVPPPGDIRDCLVALAEAEPLMTRLFEYRFPGGTLDGHALGNLLIAGLVGVTGDLEQAVREASRVLNIRGRVLPATARDVVLVAEFADGSVVEGESAIPRVRKPIRRVALRPPDVPALPEVLEAIGEADLILIGPGSLFTSVIPNLLVPGIADALRGARAPRIYICNVMTQPGETDGFTAVDHVRALEAAVGGRVCTHVLVNTQLPRNAELLRRYQAESSFPVDPDLEPLARLGYEVVAAAVISEEEVLRHDPRRLARAVMRTAAWAAPRRKPIPAS; from the coding sequence ATGCGCACCGGCGCCTCCCGGGCCCTGGGGGAGCAGGTCCGCCGCTGGCGGCGCTGGCTGGTCCCGGGGATCGGGATCAAGCGGTGGCTGGCGGTGGTGGGCGCCGGCATCGTGGTCCTGAGCGCCGGGGCGGTGGCTGCGGCCGCACTGGAGGTGCCGGCGGCGACGGGGGCGCTGGCGCGGGCCCTCGGCGGGCTGGGCCCATGGGCCTGGCTCGTCCCCGCCCTGCTGCTTCTGGGCGGAGGGGTCCTGGTGCTCGTGGGCCTGCGCGCCACGCTGCGCTCCATCGACCGCGTCCTCTTCCCCACGGGCCAGCCCACGCTGGTGGAGGTGCTGCGCCGGCAGCGCACCCGCGGGCGCGGCCCGCGCATCGTGGCGCTGGGCGGCGGCACCGGACTGAGCACGCTGCTGCGCGGGCTCAAGGCCTACTCCAGCAACATCACCGCCGTGGTGACGGTCTTCGACGACGGCGGCTCCTCGGGCCGGCTGCGCCGCGACCTCGGCGTGCCCCCGCCCGGGGACATCCGGGACTGCCTGGTGGCGCTGGCGGAGGCGGAGCCGCTCATGACCCGCCTCTTCGAGTACCGCTTCCCGGGGGGAACGCTGGACGGGCACGCCCTCGGCAACCTCCTCATCGCCGGCCTCGTGGGCGTGACCGGGGACCTGGAGCAGGCGGTGCGCGAGGCCAGCCGGGTGCTGAACATCCGGGGGCGGGTCCTGCCGGCCACCGCCCGCGACGTGGTCCTGGTGGCGGAGTTCGCCGACGGCAGCGTGGTGGAGGGCGAGTCGGCCATCCCCCGCGTGCGCAAGCCGATCCGGCGCGTGGCCCTGCGGCCGCCGGACGTGCCCGCCCTGCCCGAGGTCCTGGAGGCAATCGGCGAGGCCGACCTGATCCTCATCGGGCCCGGGAGCCTCTTCACCAGCGTCATCCCCAACCTGCTGGTCCCCGGGATCGCCGACGCGCTGCGCGGGGCCCGGGCGCCGCGCATCTACATCTGCAACGTCATGACCCAGCCCGGGGAGACCGACGGGTTCACCGCCGTCGACCACGTGCGCGCCCTCGAGGCGGCGGTGGGCGGGCGGGTCTGCACCCACGTGCTGGTGAACACGCAGCTGCCGCGCAACGCCGAGCTGCTGCGCCGCTACCAGGCGGAGAGCTCCTTCCCGGTCGACCCGGACCTGGAGCCGCTGGCCCGTCTGGGCTACGAGGTGGTGGCGGCGGCGGTGATCAGCGAAGAGGAGGTCCTCCGCCACGACCCGCGCCGGCTGGCCCGCGCGGTCATGCGCACCGCGGCGTGGGCGGCGCCACGGCGGAAGCCCATCCCGGCCAGCTGA
- the ndhC gene encoding NADH-quinone oxidoreductase subunit A produces MVLVDWLHVAVFAVVGTLMAALPLAVVWLLAPRAPHPQKRLTYESGVVPFGQAWAQFNVRYYLFALAFVLFEVEVIYLFPWAVVFRRLGMFAFVEAALFIVILGLGLLYAWRTGALEWT; encoded by the coding sequence ATGGTCCTCGTCGATTGGCTCCACGTGGCGGTCTTCGCGGTCGTCGGGACGCTCATGGCGGCCCTCCCGCTGGCCGTCGTCTGGTTGCTGGCCCCCCGCGCCCCGCATCCCCAGAAGCGCCTCACCTACGAGTCCGGCGTCGTCCCCTTCGGCCAGGCCTGGGCGCAGTTCAACGTCCGCTACTACCTCTTTGCCCTCGCCTTCGTCCTCTTCGAGGTGGAGGTCATCTACCTCTTCCCCTGGGCCGTGGTCTTCCGCCGCCTGGGCATGTTCGCCTTCGTCGAGGCGGCGCTCTTCATCGTCATCCTCGGGTTGGGCCTGCTCTACGCCTGGCGCACCGGCGCCCTGGAGTGGACCTAG
- the nuoH gene encoding NADH-quinone oxidoreductase subunit NuoH — protein MEILRATLATVLLFTFLAVVAAMFGVLAERKISGWIQSRLGPKHVGPQGLLQTVADTVKLLQKEHVTPVNADPVAFNVAPLLVPVAALLAWIVIPLGVPFGVLLIGRDLNIGLLFFVAMTSLIVIGVLLGGWASNNKYSLLGALRSASQMVSYEIPLALALLTPIMLAGTLSTVAIVDAQRGGFLGVGRWFLFGGGHGLGGVVVGVLAFAIFVAAATAETFRTPFDLPEAESELVAGYFSEYTGMRFALFQLGEYGELFAMAALSSLLFLGGWHGPGFTSTLWLFVKLLAMVFFLMWVRWTYPRLRLDQLLNFTWKGLLPLALLNVLLTGWVLV, from the coding sequence CTGGAGATCCTGCGGGCCACCCTGGCCACGGTGCTGCTCTTCACCTTCCTGGCCGTGGTGGCGGCGATGTTCGGGGTGTTGGCGGAGCGGAAGATCAGCGGCTGGATCCAGTCGCGCCTGGGTCCCAAGCACGTGGGGCCGCAGGGGCTGCTGCAGACGGTGGCGGACACGGTCAAGCTCCTGCAGAAAGAGCACGTCACCCCGGTGAACGCCGACCCCGTGGCCTTCAACGTCGCGCCGCTCCTCGTCCCCGTGGCCGCGCTCCTGGCCTGGATCGTCATCCCGCTGGGCGTGCCCTTCGGCGTGCTGCTCATCGGCCGCGACCTCAACATCGGCCTGCTCTTCTTCGTGGCCATGACCTCGCTCATCGTCATCGGCGTCCTGCTGGGCGGGTGGGCCTCCAACAACAAGTACTCGCTGCTGGGGGCGCTGCGCTCCGCCTCCCAGATGGTCTCCTACGAGATCCCGCTGGCCCTGGCGCTGCTGACGCCCATCATGCTGGCCGGCACGCTCTCCACGGTGGCGATCGTGGACGCCCAGCGCGGCGGCTTCCTGGGGGTGGGGCGCTGGTTCCTCTTCGGGGGCGGACACGGGCTGGGCGGGGTGGTCGTGGGGGTGCTGGCCTTCGCCATCTTCGTGGCCGCGGCCACCGCCGAGACCTTCCGCACGCCCTTCGACCTGCCGGAGGCAGAGTCGGAGCTCGTGGCCGGCTACTTCTCCGAGTACACGGGGATGCGCTTCGCCCTCTTCCAGCTGGGGGAGTACGGGGAGCTCTTCGCCATGGCGGCGCTGAGCAGCCTCCTCTTCCTGGGCGGCTGGCACGGTCCCGGCTTCACCAGCACGCTGTGGCTCTTCGTGAAGCTCTTGGCCATGGTCTTCTTCCTCATGTGGGTGCGCTGGACCTACCCGCGGCTGCGGCTGGACCAGCTGCTCAACTTCACCTGGAAGGGGCTCCTGCCCCTGGCCCTGCTGAACGTGCTGCTCACCGGCTGGGTGCTGGTCTAG
- a CDS encoding NADH-quinone oxidoreductase subunit J codes for MGELVAFLVLAALTLLPAVVVVTSRNLVRAAMALIPSLLGVTGLFVLLQAEFVAGIQVLIYAGAIAVLILFVIMLTEGGTGLAVRQVNTQRWPGLAAAAGFVAALVIVLVRTPWPAGSGTLPAGTTAAVGEAFLTEFVLAFEVSSLVLLVSLVGALVIARREP; via the coding sequence ATGGGGGAGCTCGTCGCCTTCCTGGTCCTGGCGGCCCTCACGCTGCTGCCGGCGGTGGTCGTCGTCACCAGCCGCAACCTGGTGCGGGCGGCCATGGCCCTCATCCCCTCGCTGCTGGGGGTCACCGGCCTCTTCGTCCTCCTGCAGGCGGAGTTCGTGGCCGGCATCCAGGTGCTCATCTACGCCGGGGCCATCGCCGTGCTCATCCTCTTCGTCATCATGCTCACGGAAGGGGGGACCGGGCTGGCGGTGCGCCAGGTGAATACCCAGCGCTGGCCGGGGCTGGCCGCCGCCGCCGGCTTCGTGGCAGCGCTGGTGATCGTGCTCGTGCGGACGCCCTGGCCGGCCGGGTCGGGGACGCTGCCGGCCGGCACCACTGCCGCCGTGGGGGAGGCCTTCCTTACCGAGTTCGTCCTGGCCTTCGAGGTCAGCAGCCTGGTGCTGCTCGTCTCGCTGGTGGGCGCGCTCGTCATCGCCCGGCGGGAGCCCTGA
- the nuoK gene encoding NADH-quinone oxidoreductase subunit NuoK — protein MRVGLEHYLVVSAVLFGLGLYGVLSRRNAVAILMGIELMLNAANVNLVAMNRYVAPGAVAGHVFALVIITLAACEAAVGLALVLAAYRTLETIHVDEINVMKW, from the coding sequence ATGCGGGTGGGGCTGGAGCACTACCTGGTCGTGAGCGCCGTGCTCTTCGGGCTGGGGCTCTACGGGGTGCTCAGCCGGCGCAACGCCGTGGCCATCCTCATGGGCATCGAGCTGATGCTCAACGCCGCCAACGTGAACCTCGTGGCCATGAACCGTTACGTGGCTCCGGGGGCGGTGGCCGGGCACGTCTTCGCCCTCGTCATCATCACGCTGGCGGCGTGCGAGGCGGCCGTGGGACTGGCCCTGGTGCTGGCGGCCTACCGCACCCTGGAGACCATCCACGTCGACGAGATCAACGTGATGAAGTGGTGA
- the nuoL gene encoding NADH-quinone oxidoreductase subunit L, producing the protein MSLVWLVPLLPFLACGLILARGRRLPGQGAYVAVGAMLLATVGGVILFGRVLAHQEVHQRVTWAVLGGQPVALGLQVDPLAAVMVLIVTVVGSLIFIYSIGYMHGDPRYPRFFAYLSLFAGAMLLLVLADNFLFLFAGWELVGLGSYLLIGFWFERPAAARAAVKAFVTTRVGDLFFFLGILLVFATVGSLGFAETFRAVEAGRLAGPTLLLAALCLFGGAVGKSAQIPLHVWLPDAMEGPTPVSALIHAATMVAAGVYLVARLFGLFFATADHQALAVVGWVGGITAFLAATMALVQDDIKRVLAYSTMSQLGYMFLGLGVLGYTAAVFHLLTHAFFKALLFLAAGSVIHAMHTNDIKAMGGLARVMPSTYWTFLVGTLALAGIFPFAGFWSKDEILLEAFHHHRPLFVLGLVTAALTAFYMLRVVFYTFTGRPRWAGHVHPHESPPVMTVPLWVLAAASATIGLVGVPALGNPFHAFVHAEGVEVAPFSLTVALLGTAAALLGIAAAAAVYHFRWVSAAQLRRALGPVVTLLEHRYYVDELYQAAVVRPVLWVGRALRTFDLYVIDGLVNLVGVVVVALARLYRLVDLYVVDGLVNLLGWTAARLGAALRVVQTGRAENYLLVIALGVIAIVIGGLLR; encoded by the coding sequence GTGAGCCTGGTCTGGCTGGTCCCGCTGCTCCCCTTCCTGGCCTGCGGGCTGATCCTGGCCCGGGGCCGCCGCCTGCCCGGGCAGGGCGCCTACGTGGCCGTCGGGGCCATGCTCCTGGCCACGGTGGGCGGGGTGATCCTCTTCGGGCGGGTGCTGGCCCACCAGGAGGTGCACCAGCGGGTGACCTGGGCGGTGCTGGGCGGGCAGCCGGTGGCCCTGGGGCTGCAGGTGGACCCGCTCGCCGCCGTGATGGTGCTCATCGTCACCGTGGTCGGGTCGCTGATCTTCATCTACTCCATCGGCTACATGCACGGCGACCCGCGCTACCCGCGCTTCTTCGCCTACCTCTCCCTCTTCGCCGGGGCGATGCTCCTGCTGGTGCTGGCGGACAACTTCCTCTTCCTCTTCGCCGGGTGGGAGCTCGTGGGGCTGGGGTCCTACCTGCTCATCGGCTTCTGGTTCGAGCGCCCGGCGGCGGCGCGGGCGGCGGTCAAGGCCTTCGTCACCACCCGCGTGGGCGACCTCTTCTTCTTCCTCGGCATCCTGCTGGTCTTCGCCACGGTCGGCAGCCTCGGCTTCGCCGAGACCTTCCGGGCCGTGGAGGCGGGGCGCCTGGCGGGCCCCACGCTGCTCCTGGCGGCGCTGTGTCTCTTCGGCGGGGCGGTGGGGAAGTCGGCGCAGATCCCCCTGCACGTCTGGCTCCCCGACGCCATGGAGGGCCCCACGCCGGTCTCGGCCCTCATCCACGCCGCCACCATGGTGGCGGCGGGCGTCTACCTGGTGGCGCGGCTGTTCGGGCTCTTCTTCGCCACCGCCGACCACCAGGCCCTCGCCGTGGTGGGCTGGGTGGGGGGGATCACCGCCTTCCTGGCGGCGACCATGGCGCTGGTCCAGGACGACATCAAGCGCGTGCTGGCCTACTCGACCATGAGCCAGCTCGGCTACATGTTCCTCGGGTTGGGCGTGCTGGGCTACACCGCGGCCGTTTTCCACCTGCTGACCCACGCCTTCTTCAAGGCGCTGCTCTTCCTGGCCGCGGGCAGCGTCATCCACGCCATGCACACCAACGACATCAAGGCCATGGGCGGGCTCGCCCGCGTGATGCCCTCCACCTACTGGACCTTCCTCGTCGGCACGCTGGCGCTGGCCGGGATCTTCCCCTTCGCCGGCTTCTGGTCGAAGGACGAGATCCTGCTGGAGGCCTTCCACCACCACCGCCCGCTCTTCGTCCTGGGGCTGGTCACGGCGGCCCTCACCGCCTTCTACATGCTGCGCGTGGTCTTCTACACCTTCACGGGGCGACCGCGCTGGGCGGGGCACGTCCACCCGCACGAGAGCCCGCCGGTGATGACGGTCCCGCTGTGGGTGCTGGCCGCCGCCTCGGCCACGATCGGGCTCGTGGGGGTGCCTGCGCTGGGCAACCCCTTCCACGCCTTCGTGCACGCCGAGGGGGTGGAGGTGGCGCCGTTCAGCCTGACCGTGGCGCTGCTCGGCACCGCGGCGGCGCTGCTGGGGATCGCCGCGGCGGCGGCGGTCTACCACTTCCGCTGGGTGAGCGCGGCGCAGCTGCGCCGGGCGCTCGGCCCGGTGGTCACCCTGCTGGAGCACCGGTACTACGTGGACGAGCTCTACCAGGCCGCCGTGGTCCGCCCGGTGCTGTGGGTGGGGCGGGCGCTGCGCACCTTCGACCTCTACGTCATCGACGGGCTGGTGAACCTGGTGGGGGTGGTGGTCGTGGCCCTGGCCCGCCTCTACCGGCTGGTCGACCTCTACGTGGTGGACGGGCTGGTCAACCTGCTCGGCTGGACGGCGGCGCGGCTGGGCGCGGCCCTGCGCGTCGTGCAGACCGGCCGGGCGGAGAACTACCTGCTGGTCATCGCCCTGGGGGTGATCGCCATCGTCATCGGGGGGCTGCTGCGATGA